From the Spiroplasma sp. BIUS-1 genome, one window contains:
- a CDS encoding DUF1904 family protein, with the protein MPIFTFKGVDENKVNEYFKQVGELALLINADVKKFVFWHDPSTLIGNGYEKDAIQVTIEWVGRPLKQEDVSKHIQKFFGNISKNIYVKFEEINSFLYLNGDCIG; encoded by the coding sequence ATGCCAATATTTACTTTTAAAGGTGTAGATGAAAACAAAGTTAATGAATACTTTAAACAAGTTGGAGAACTTGCTTTGTTAATTAATGCTGACGTTAAAAAATTTGTATTCTGACATGACCCAAGTACCTTAATAGGTAATGGGTATGAAAAAGATGCTATTCAAGTGACTATCGAATGAGTTGGTAGACCACTAAAACAAGAAGACGTGTCTAAACATATTCAAAAATTCTTTGGAAACATATCAAAAAATATCTATGTAAAATTTGAAGAAATTAATAGTTTCTTATATTTAAACGGAGATTGCATAGGTTAA
- the dusB gene encoding tRNA dihydrouridine synthase DusB: protein MKIKNVDIKGQVFLGPMAGTTNAAFRIICKEKGASLVYAEMVSTEGLVHNNQKTKTMIEVSNLEHPITLQIFGFDVNSFVEGAKIVEEFSECDIIDINMGCPAPKVALRSQAGANLLKYPERVGEVIKAVVENTSKPVTVKMRIGWDEENKNVVELAKIAEANGASAIAVHGRTRNQFYNGKADWSWIKKVKEAVNIPVIGNGDVTDGPSAKAMIEETGCDGIMIARAAQGNPWVFREIQHYLDTGEFLEKPSYEEWKETVLRHANLLIEMRGEEFAIREMRKQLLWYLGTLGSDDIIKDMKKMATTIESLDDINGIFKFYEDQI, encoded by the coding sequence ATGAAAATTAAAAATGTTGATATTAAAGGCCAAGTTTTTTTAGGTCCAATGGCTGGAACTACAAATGCAGCTTTTAGAATAATTTGCAAAGAAAAAGGTGCATCACTTGTTTATGCAGAAATGGTTAGTACAGAGGGATTAGTTCATAATAATCAAAAAACTAAAACTATGATCGAAGTATCTAATCTAGAACACCCAATTACTTTGCAAATTTTTGGTTTTGATGTCAATTCTTTTGTTGAAGGCGCAAAAATTGTAGAAGAATTTTCAGAGTGCGATATTATAGATATTAATATGGGTTGTCCAGCACCCAAAGTGGCTTTAAGAAGTCAAGCTGGAGCAAATTTATTAAAGTATCCAGAAAGAGTTGGAGAAGTAATAAAGGCTGTTGTTGAAAATACTTCAAAACCAGTTACTGTCAAAATGCGAATTGGTTGAGATGAAGAAAATAAAAATGTAGTTGAATTAGCTAAAATAGCAGAAGCAAACGGCGCTAGTGCTATAGCTGTTCATGGAAGAACAAGAAACCAATTTTACAATGGTAAAGCTGATTGAAGTTGAATAAAAAAAGTAAAAGAAGCAGTTAATATTCCTGTAATAGGAAATGGCGATGTAACTGATGGACCATCTGCAAAAGCTATGATCGAAGAGACTGGCTGTGATGGAATAATGATAGCAAGAGCTGCACAAGGGAATCCTTGAGTTTTTAGAGAGATTCAACATTACCTTGATACTGGAGAGTTTTTGGAAAAACCTTCATATGAAGAATGAAAAGAAACAGTTCTTAGACATGCAAATCTTTTAATTGAAATGCGTGGAGAAGAATTCGCTATTAGAGAAATGAGAAAACAACTTCTTTGATATCTTGGTACTTTAGGTAGTGACGATATCATCAAGGATATGAAAAAAATGGCAACAACTATAGAGTCATTAGATGACATTAATGGTATATTTAAATTTTACGAAGACCAAATCTAG
- the lysS gene encoding lysine--tRNA ligase, with translation MSNNFERNFSEQENIRREKLKKLTENGRDPFVENEFNRSHSLSELNEEFGKFSKEDLQGKTDIKISAAGRIRLFREAGKKAIFANIQDQNSSIQIYVRQDELGEEEFEYFRDLDLGDIVGVEGIMMKTDHGELTIRVKGAKLLTKALKPLPDKHLGMSDIEEKYRRRYVDLIVNPEAKQVFIDRTKIIRTMQSILDSKGYMEVETPILQSVRGGASAKPFVTHYNALDNDFFLRIATELHLKRCIVGGFDGVYEIGRIFRNEGISTRHNPEFTSVELYVAYKNMEFLMDLCEELFRECSIAVRGTTKINYGGHDLDLSKPFKRWHMVDAIKEVCGVDFWKEMSYEEACAIAKEHNVKVEKHHFSVGHIINLFFEEFVEEKIVEPTFVWGHPREISPLSKLNAKDPRFTDRFELFIINREYANAFAELNNPIDQYERFVDQIKEADAGNDEANDMDIDFIEALEYGMPPTGGIGIGIDRMVMLLTNSESIKDVLLFPQMKPRGN, from the coding sequence ATGAGCAACAATTTTGAAAGAAATTTTTCAGAGCAAGAAAATATTAGAAGAGAAAAACTAAAAAAACTTACAGAAAACGGAAGAGATCCTTTTGTCGAAAATGAATTTAATAGATCTCACTCATTAAGTGAATTAAATGAAGAATTTGGAAAATTCTCAAAAGAAGATTTACAAGGAAAAACAGATATTAAAATTTCTGCTGCTGGAAGAATTAGATTATTTAGGGAAGCTGGTAAAAAAGCTATCTTTGCAAACATTCAAGATCAAAACTCTTCAATTCAAATTTATGTAAGACAAGATGAATTGGGAGAAGAAGAATTTGAATATTTTAGAGACCTTGATTTAGGAGATATCGTAGGTGTTGAAGGTATCATGATGAAAACTGATCATGGTGAATTAACAATCAGAGTTAAAGGAGCAAAACTTTTAACTAAAGCTTTGAAACCTTTACCAGACAAACACTTAGGTATGTCAGATATAGAAGAAAAATACAGAAGAAGATATGTTGATCTAATTGTAAATCCAGAAGCAAAACAAGTTTTTATAGATAGAACAAAAATTATAAGAACTATGCAATCAATTTTAGACTCAAAAGGTTATATGGAAGTTGAAACTCCAATATTACAATCAGTTAGAGGTGGAGCTAGTGCAAAACCTTTTGTAACTCATTACAATGCTTTAGATAATGATTTCTTTTTAAGAATTGCAACTGAACTACATTTAAAAAGATGTATAGTTGGTGGGTTTGATGGAGTTTATGAAATTGGAAGAATCTTTAGAAATGAAGGAATTAGTACAAGACATAATCCAGAATTTACATCTGTAGAATTATATGTTGCATATAAAAATATGGAATTCTTAATGGATCTATGTGAAGAGTTATTTAGAGAATGTTCTATAGCTGTTAGAGGAACAACTAAAATAAATTACGGTGGTCATGATTTAGATTTATCAAAACCATTTAAAAGATGACATATGGTTGATGCAATCAAAGAAGTTTGTGGAGTGGACTTCTGAAAAGAAATGTCATATGAAGAAGCTTGTGCTATTGCAAAAGAACACAATGTTAAAGTTGAAAAACACCACTTCTCTGTTGGTCACATAATTAACTTGTTCTTCGAAGAATTTGTAGAAGAAAAAATAGTTGAACCTACTTTTGTATGAGGTCACCCAAGAGAAATCTCACCACTTTCAAAATTAAATGCTAAAGACCCAAGATTTACAGATAGATTTGAGTTATTTATTATAAATAGAGAGTATGCAAATGCGTTTGCTGAATTAAATAACCCAATAGATCAATATGAAAGATTTGTAGATCAAATAAAAGAAGCTGATGCAGGAAATGATGAAGCAAATGATATGGATATTGATTTCATTGAAGCTTTAGAATATGGAATGCCTCCAACAGGTGGAATTGGAATTGGAATTGATAGAATGGTTATGTTATTAACAAACTCAGAATCTATCAAAGATGTTCTTCTTTTCCCTCAAATGAAACCAAGAGGTAACTAA
- a CDS encoding IspD/TarI family cytidylyltransferase — MVSLIIVANGSGQRFGGNKMLAKIDNDFLINKTIECFSKVEKIKELILVSNKEVFDVIKNKDVIFVDGGKTRSESVKKGLEKVTGDITLIHDGARPFVSNQIIEQVIKNLDENDCVIPSLKITNCLKKITNNKVETVNREEYLESQTPQGFKTEVIKKSYEKAVGDFYDDCQLLENSNYKIKFVEGSYENKKITFLKDIEW, encoded by the coding sequence ATGGTATCTTTAATAATTGTGGCTAACGGATCTGGGCAAAGATTTGGTGGAAATAAAATGCTTGCAAAAATAGATAATGATTTTTTAATAAATAAAACTATTGAATGTTTTTCGAAAGTTGAAAAAATTAAGGAATTAATTCTCGTTTCAAATAAAGAGGTTTTTGACGTTATAAAAAACAAAGATGTTATATTTGTGGATGGTGGAAAAACTAGAAGTGAATCTGTAAAAAAAGGTTTAGAAAAAGTTACTGGGGATATAACTTTAATACATGATGGAGCAAGACCATTTGTTTCAAATCAAATAATTGAACAAGTGATAAAAAATTTAGATGAAAACGATTGTGTCATTCCTAGTTTAAAAATAACAAACTGTTTAAAAAAAATAACAAACAATAAAGTTGAAACAGTTAATAGAGAAGAATATTTAGAATCACAAACACCTCAAGGTTTTAAGACAGAAGTAATTAAAAAATCTTATGAAAAAGCTGTTGGCGATTTTTATGATGATTGTCAATTATTAGAAAATTCAAATTATAAAATAAAGTTTGTAGAAGGTAGTTATGAAAATAAGAAAATCACTTTCTTAAAAGATATTGAATGATAA
- the rpsF gene encoding 30S ribosomal protein S6, with protein MIRKYEVMYIIDQDTTDIKAVQTKLHDVLTANGGKILESEDWGLKDFAYLIKKKRKGYYTVVIVETDSANINEFERVSRIDKNVVRYQVINTENEKKYVQSTKLSKTDMSKFKEEKKPSRGFDRRMPRRDEAVKTEESNEAKTVKEVKEVTETKVVKEVKETTTTKEAKPAAKKTTKKVEEKEA; from the coding sequence ATGATTAGAAAATACGAAGTAATGTACATCATAGATCAAGATACAACTGATATAAAAGCTGTTCAAACTAAATTACATGATGTTCTTACTGCTAATGGTGGAAAAATTTTAGAATCAGAAGACTGAGGACTAAAAGATTTCGCTTATTTAATTAAGAAGAAAAGAAAAGGTTACTATACAGTAGTAATCGTTGAAACAGATTCAGCTAACATTAATGAGTTTGAACGTGTTTCAAGAATTGATAAAAACGTAGTTAGATACCAAGTTATTAATACAGAAAACGAAAAAAAATACGTTCAATCAACAAAATTATCTAAAACAGATATGTCAAAATTCAAAGAAGAGAAAAAACCTTCAAGAGGATTCGACAGAAGAATGCCAAGAAGAGATGAAGCTGTTAAAACAGAAGAATCAAATGAAGCAAAAACTGTTAAAGAAGTTAAAGAAGTAACTGAAACAAAAGTTGTTAAAGAAGTAAAAGAAACTACTACAACAAAAGAAGCTAAACCAGCTGCTAAAAAAACAACTAAAAAAGTTGAAGAAAAAGAAGCTTAA
- a CDS encoding single-stranded DNA-binding protein, which yields MNSVNLIGRITKDPELRSSSNGKSFVAFTLAVNEFSGGNQFTQFVPCFAWEKTAENLAKFVKKGAQISVEGSINVRQENNNGQFSQIVTVRANRIEFLSGTGTGAQSGSGNSFESNQPKQSTQQPSNNFDFDLIDDVKSNDDDSILWED from the coding sequence ATGAACTCAGTAAACCTAATAGGAAGAATTACTAAAGATCCAGAACTTAGAAGTTCATCAAATGGTAAATCATTTGTTGCATTTACACTTGCTGTAAACGAGTTTTCTGGAGGAAATCAATTCACACAATTTGTGCCTTGCTTTGCATGAGAAAAAACTGCAGAAAATTTAGCAAAATTTGTTAAAAAAGGAGCTCAAATTTCTGTTGAAGGATCAATTAATGTTAGACAAGAAAATAACAACGGGCAATTTTCACAAATTGTTACAGTTAGAGCTAACAGAATTGAATTTTTAAGTGGAACTGGAACTGGTGCTCAATCAGGTTCAGGAAATTCATTTGAATCAAACCAACCAAAACAATCTACTCAACAACCATCAAACAATTTTGATTTTGATCTAATAGATGATGTTAAATCAAACGATGATGACTCAATTTTATGAGAAGACTAA
- the rpsR gene encoding 30S ribosomal protein S18: MKKFVRRKKVNFFAKNNIDYIDYKDVDLLKKFISANGQILPKRITGTSPKHQRMLAVAIKRARSMGLLPFVVQ, from the coding sequence ATGAAAAAATTTGTAAGAAGAAAAAAAGTAAATTTCTTTGCTAAAAACAACATTGATTACATCGATTACAAAGATGTGGATTTATTAAAAAAATTCATTTCAGCTAATGGACAAATCTTACCAAAAAGAATTACAGGAACTTCACCAAAACATCAAAGAATGTTAGCTGTTGCTATTAAAAGAGCAAGAAGCATGGGGTTACTACCATTCGTAGTTCAATAA
- the rplI gene encoding 50S ribosomal protein L9, producing the protein MKVILLADVKNYGKKDEIVNVSDGYAANYLIPKGLAILATKDDVSHLNVRKRKEEEISKEKQEKVNALKDKLESIQLNFKIKTKDGKPFGSVSLSQVTDRLKKEFSIDLDKRKFEKHENINKLGLFYLKIKLEFKIIATLKVFVEGTE; encoded by the coding sequence ATGAAAGTAATTTTATTAGCTGATGTAAAAAACTATGGTAAAAAAGATGAAATAGTAAATGTGTCTGACGGATATGCAGCAAATTACTTGATACCTAAAGGTTTGGCTATTCTGGCAACTAAAGATGATGTAAGTCATTTAAATGTTAGAAAAAGAAAAGAAGAAGAAATTAGTAAAGAGAAGCAAGAAAAAGTAAATGCTCTAAAAGATAAACTTGAATCTATTCAACTTAATTTCAAAATAAAAACAAAAGATGGAAAACCATTTGGATCAGTTTCTCTTTCACAAGTTACAGATAGATTGAAAAAAGAATTTTCAATTGATTTGGATAAAAGAAAATTTGAAAAACATGAAAACATTAATAAGTTAGGATTATTTTATTTAAAAATAAAACTTGAATTTAAAATTATTGCAACTTTAAAAGTGTTTGTAGAGGGTACAGAATAA
- the dnaB gene encoding replicative DNA helicase has protein sequence MNENLDLNTVLIDSEKAVLAIAMHSPKASFDILTQLNPEDFSLEKHQTIFEAINSVSQNSQSVTITKLAEYLEDKKVLEKVGGVGYLSDISGYFYTDEGFEDYVEIVFKNSIGRQLDRALIHIKQLRDSKSPIDEVFMVAQQKILNIKTDIKKDDATAVKDTVVEVIKKIEALEKNGGLVNGVPSGFSDLDQITNGWQKGDFIILAARPSMGKTAFALNLAVNAAERQKGVAFFSLEMPKEQLVQRVLSSVSGIDSGALRNAQGLTTEKWTRITAGGEQIKNMNIVIDDTPGITVLQLQSKLRKMKRDFGVEICFIDYLQLISSMSNKFDSRQNEVAAISRHLKKIARELNMPIVCLSQLSRSVEKREEKTPLMSDLRDSGAIEQDADIIMFLYRDAYYKAKEYNVGTDDPTDETDIIISKHRNGATGVVKVNFLRSYGKFIDQSKNS, from the coding sequence ATGAACGAAAATTTAGATTTAAATACTGTTTTAATAGATTCAGAAAAAGCTGTATTGGCTATTGCAATGCATTCTCCAAAAGCAAGTTTTGATATTTTAACTCAACTTAATCCTGAAGATTTTAGTTTAGAAAAACACCAAACAATTTTTGAAGCTATAAACTCAGTTTCACAAAATAGTCAAAGTGTAACAATAACAAAATTAGCAGAATACTTAGAAGATAAAAAAGTATTAGAAAAAGTAGGAGGAGTAGGCTATCTATCTGATATATCTGGTTACTTCTATACTGATGAAGGTTTTGAAGATTATGTAGAAATAGTTTTTAAAAACTCTATTGGAAGACAACTTGATAGAGCTTTAATTCATATAAAACAATTGAGAGATAGCAAATCTCCAATTGATGAAGTTTTCATGGTGGCACAACAAAAAATACTTAACATAAAAACTGATATTAAAAAAGATGATGCAACAGCTGTTAAAGATACTGTTGTTGAAGTTATTAAAAAAATTGAAGCATTAGAAAAAAATGGAGGACTTGTAAACGGTGTGCCTTCTGGATTTTCTGATTTAGATCAAATAACAAATGGATGACAAAAAGGTGACTTTATAATTTTAGCCGCTCGTCCATCTATGGGTAAAACTGCTTTTGCTCTTAACTTAGCTGTAAATGCAGCTGAAAGACAAAAAGGAGTAGCTTTCTTTTCTTTAGAAATGCCCAAAGAACAACTTGTGCAAAGGGTTTTAAGTTCAGTTTCAGGAATAGATTCTGGAGCACTTAGAAACGCTCAAGGATTAACAACTGAAAAATGAACTAGAATTACAGCTGGAGGAGAACAAATCAAAAACATGAATATTGTTATTGATGATACTCCGGGTATTACAGTTTTACAGTTACAATCAAAATTAAGAAAAATGAAAAGAGATTTTGGAGTAGAAATTTGTTTTATAGACTACTTACAATTAATTTCTTCAATGTCAAATAAATTTGATAGTAGACAAAATGAAGTTGCTGCAATTTCAAGACACTTAAAAAAAATTGCTCGTGAATTAAACATGCCAATTGTATGTCTTTCTCAGTTATCACGTAGTGTTGAAAAAAGAGAAGAAAAAACTCCTTTAATGTCAGACTTAAGGGATTCAGGAGCTATTGAACAAGATGCGGATATAATTATGTTCTTATATAGAGATGCATATTATAAAGCAAAAGAATATAATGTTGGAACAGATGATCCAACAGATGAAACAGACATTATTATTTCAAAACACCGTAACGGAGCTACAGGGGTTGTTAAAGTTAACTTCCTTAGAAGTTATGGTAAGTTTATCGATCAGTCTAAAAATTCATAA
- a CDS encoding uracil-DNA glycosylase, translated as MKELSKEWLELFEKENIYKDIESILKKIKNYENIYPPKEDIFRVFKLINPKDIKVIIIGQDPYHGPNQANGIAFSVSNEVKAPPSLKNIFKELKNDLDIDHFKNNDLSNWVRQGVFLINSCLTVEKGEPNSHKNFGWDVVVTKILNEINKNNKDIIYCLWGNYAKKIYNSFVYKENEKVIFSAHPSPFSFKRGFENSKPFSKINEMLKNINQDVINWEY; from the coding sequence TTAAAAGAATTATCTAAAGAGTGGTTAGAACTCTTTGAAAAAGAAAATATTTACAAAGATATTGAAAGTATTCTTAAAAAAATAAAAAACTATGAAAATATTTATCCTCCAAAAGAGGATATTTTTAGAGTTTTTAAATTAATAAACCCAAAAGATATAAAGGTAATAATAATTGGTCAAGACCCTTATCATGGTCCGAATCAAGCTAATGGGATTGCCTTTAGTGTTTCAAATGAAGTTAAAGCCCCTCCTAGTTTAAAAAATATATTCAAAGAATTAAAAAACGATCTAGACATAGATCACTTCAAAAATAATGATCTATCAAACTGAGTAAGGCAAGGAGTATTTCTAATAAATTCTTGTTTAACTGTAGAAAAAGGAGAGCCAAACTCTCATAAAAACTTTGGCTGAGATGTTGTTGTTACAAAAATATTAAATGAAATTAATAAAAATAATAAAGACATTATTTATTGTTTATGGGGAAATTATGCAAAAAAAATATATAATAGTTTTGTATATAAAGAGAATGAAAAAGTAATTTTTTCTGCACACCCATCTCCATTTAGTTTTAAAAGAGGTTTTGAAAATAGCAAACCATTTTCAAAAATAAATGAGATGTTAAAAAATATTAATCAGGATGTCATTAATTGGGAATATTAA
- a CDS encoding ECF transporter S component → MNNISKWLLEGNNMAYAMAGFIGFFIILYFFYNAMSFWILKERYHGIRFTTKNIAYITMFTAINVSVTIVISLTVPITVFPPIRIAFEGVMVKITGFIFGPIIGVLVALITEVLVMIFVPSFIHPAFIIVIICYGFIAGIGSSFLRLGKGYNWVPVLLINLFLIVFAAFMVFVIDGYPDDESIAVLSFQVSKEVYKWIFLASIIACLALFWVMYLTLLIKGHRKTLHVLLPVILFATASEYLVTAVISAWGDAGFLGIPSHDGTNGYTAMFISRLVQAPLKIVFNSAVLYFTYKAVSPLIKRDR, encoded by the coding sequence ATGAACAATATTAGTAAATGATTACTTGAAGGAAATAATATGGCTTATGCTATGGCTGGCTTTATTGGTTTTTTTATAATTTTATATTTTTTCTATAACGCAATGTCTTTTTGAATTTTAAAAGAAAGATATCATGGAATTAGATTTACAACAAAAAATATAGCTTACATAACAATGTTTACTGCAATAAATGTAAGTGTTACTATTGTTATATCTTTAACTGTTCCAATTACAGTTTTCCCTCCAATAAGAATTGCTTTTGAAGGTGTTATGGTAAAAATAACAGGATTTATATTTGGACCAATTATTGGAGTTCTTGTGGCTCTAATCACAGAAGTTCTTGTTATGATTTTCGTTCCATCATTTATTCACCCAGCATTTATAATAGTAATAATTTGTTATGGTTTTATAGCTGGAATAGGTTCAAGTTTTTTAAGACTTGGAAAAGGTTATAATTGAGTGCCTGTTCTTTTAATAAATCTATTCTTAATAGTTTTTGCAGCATTTATGGTTTTTGTAATTGATGGATATCCAGATGATGAAAGTATTGCTGTTTTAAGTTTTCAAGTAAGCAAAGAAGTATATAAATGAATATTTTTAGCTTCAATTATTGCTTGTCTTGCTTTATTTTGAGTAATGTATTTAACACTTCTTATAAAGGGGCATAGAAAAACTCTTCATGTTTTACTCCCTGTTATTTTGTTTGCAACAGCTTCAGAATATTTAGTAACCGCAGTAATTTCTGCGTGGGGAGATGCTGGTTTCCTTGGAATACCATCGCATGATGGAACAAATGGATATACTGCCATGTTTATTAGTAGACTTGTGCAAGCTCCATTAAAAATTGTATTTAACTCTGCTGTTTTATATTTTACTTATAAAGCTGTTTCTCCTTTAATTAAAAGGGACAGATAA
- the cysS gene encoding cysteine--tRNA ligase, whose amino-acid sequence MKLYDSLTTKLKEIDVPKVCIYACGPTVYDYIHIGNARPLILTDLIIRYLEHREIKYKYLLNITDIDDKIINKSQEGNVSEEDYATKYTNAFLEDLDNLNIKSPTAIIPISSKINEILSFIDSLIKKDFAYEADGNVYFDISKWESKYGMLSKQNLDHLNNGERIEVDENKRNPQDFILWKKTTTGKKWLSKWSLGRPGWHTECALLIDDFFKAPIDIHVGGIDLKFPHHENERIQYMAKNSREISNVWLHNGHLSIDNVKMSKSLNNTIKVKDYVKDYGSNSLRYIFLNSNYKQPLNITQEAIDQSIEWVSKVETLLKTINWSTTIGEFILTNQTPIDDDFNSYKYVTKFRAILKNDLNTPMAITLVDEMCKNINKQMKTKMIDLTYSKLKYILDILGFKFDIKKLTIEEIEKVRQWKEFISNKDFESADKLREELKQENII is encoded by the coding sequence ATGAAATTATATGATTCTTTAACAACTAAACTAAAAGAAATAGATGTTCCTAAAGTTTGTATTTATGCTTGTGGACCTACAGTTTACGATTATATCCACATTGGAAATGCAAGACCTTTAATTTTAACTGACTTAATAATAAGATATCTAGAACACAGAGAAATAAAATACAAATATCTATTAAATATTACAGATATTGATGACAAAATTATTAACAAATCTCAAGAGGGTAATGTAAGCGAAGAAGATTATGCAACAAAATATACAAATGCATTTTTAGAGGATTTAGATAATTTAAATATTAAATCCCCAACAGCTATTATTCCAATATCTTCTAAGATAAATGAAATCCTAAGCTTTATTGATAGTCTTATAAAAAAAGATTTTGCATATGAAGCTGATGGAAATGTTTATTTTGATATAAGTAAGTGAGAAAGTAAATATGGAATGTTATCAAAACAAAATTTAGATCACTTAAATAACGGGGAAAGAATAGAAGTTGATGAAAATAAAAGAAATCCCCAAGATTTTATTTTATGAAAAAAAACAACAACTGGTAAAAAGTGATTATCAAAATGAAGTCTAGGGAGACCTGGTTGACACACTGAGTGTGCGCTTTTAATAGATGATTTCTTTAAAGCGCCAATTGACATTCACGTTGGAGGAATTGATTTAAAATTCCCTCACCATGAAAACGAAAGAATTCAGTACATGGCTAAAAACTCAAGAGAAATATCAAATGTTTGACTTCACAACGGACACTTATCAATTGATAATGTCAAAATGTCAAAATCACTTAATAACACAATCAAGGTTAAAGATTATGTTAAAGATTATGGAAGCAATTCTCTTAGATATATTTTCTTGAATTCAAACTATAAACAACCATTAAATATTACTCAAGAAGCTATTGATCAATCTATCGAATGAGTTTCAAAAGTAGAAACATTATTAAAAACAATTAATTGATCAACAACCATTGGGGAATTTATATTAACAAACCAAACGCCAATTGATGATGATTTTAACTCATATAAGTATGTTACAAAATTTAGAGCAATACTTAAAAATGATTTAAATACACCAATGGCAATAACTCTAGTTGATGAAATGTGTAAGAACATAAATAAACAGATGAAAACAAAAATGATTGACCTTACATATTCAAAACTTAAATATATATTAGATATTCTTGGTTTTAAATTTGATATTAAGAAACTTACAATTGAAGAAATTGAAAAAGTTAGACAGTGAAAAGAATTTATAAGTAACAAAGATTTTGAGAGTGCTGATAAATTAAGAGAAGAGTTAAAACAGGAGAATATCATCTAA
- the rlmB gene encoding 23S rRNA (guanosine(2251)-2'-O)-methyltransferase RlmB codes for MKNYIYGKNAVENIIKNFRVEIKQVFILKGHSFDPEIYKIIKENKIEWFSLEKKEFNALIKEGVNHQGLIAQVRDFTYLELKDFHDNSKLNQKVLILDKIQDPQNFGSIIRTASLFGVDGIIIQETNQVQVTPAVMKASAGTIYNVPIIKVSNLKSAISVLKDRGFWVYSSYLSDESVPIEDIDFDKKSAIILGNEGKGIGNKLVEMSDFSFKINTTNVIDSLNVSVATGIILFELSKK; via the coding sequence ATGAAAAATTACATTTACGGAAAAAATGCAGTTGAAAACATAATAAAAAATTTTAGAGTTGAAATAAAACAAGTTTTTATTTTAAAAGGACACTCATTTGATCCGGAAATTTATAAAATAATTAAGGAAAATAAAATTGAATGATTTTCTTTGGAAAAAAAAGAATTCAATGCTTTGATAAAAGAAGGAGTAAACCACCAAGGTTTAATTGCTCAGGTTAGAGATTTTACATATTTAGAATTAAAAGATTTTCATGACAATTCAAAACTAAATCAAAAGGTCTTAATTTTGGATAAAATACAAGACCCACAAAATTTTGGTTCAATAATAAGAACCGCTAGTTTGTTTGGTGTTGATGGAATAATTATTCAAGAAACTAATCAAGTGCAAGTAACTCCTGCTGTTATGAAAGCTTCAGCTGGAACAATTTATAACGTACCGATTATAAAAGTTAGCAACTTGAAGTCGGCTATAAGCGTTTTAAAAGATAGGGGTTTTTGGGTATACAGTTCATACCTAAGCGATGAAAGTGTACCTATAGAGGATATTGATTTTGATAAAAAATCAGCAATAATATTGGGGAATGAGGGTAAAGGAATAGGAAATAAACTGGTAGAAATGTCAGATTTTTCCTTTAAAATCAATACAACAAATGTAATTGATTCATTAAATGTTTCGGTAGCGACAGGAATAATCCTTTTTGAATTATCTAAAAAATAA
- the rpmG gene encoding 50S ribosomal protein L33, whose product MMPQSKKKVILVCSECLSRNYTIQKSTISQRERLQIKKHCITCNAHVLHKETR is encoded by the coding sequence ATCATGCCACAATCAAAGAAAAAAGTCATATTAGTTTGTAGTGAGTGCCTTTCTCGAAATTATACAATTCAAAAAAGTACAATTTCACAAAGGGAAAGACTTCAAATCAAAAAACATTGTATAACATGCAACGCGCACGTTTTACATAAGGAGACAAGATAA